One Alligator mississippiensis isolate rAllMis1 chromosome 16, rAllMis1, whole genome shotgun sequence genomic region harbors:
- the LOC102560770 gene encoding scaffold attachment factor B1 isoform X4, whose protein sequence is MTETQPAAGPAESAPLNAAPAAAPGSEPETRRLSELRVIDLRAELKRRNLDTGGNKSVLMERLRKAIEEEGGEPDEIPVASEMTNKRTPKRTNKGRKPEDEGVEDNGLEENSRDGQEDIEASLDNLQDIDMMDISVLDEAEIDNGSAVDCGEDYSADNILDSLSDSKDNTDAEMKELPDQLTDQLENEEDVEDIGTSLDAVSSDLSEMKKMEEPCLEPENEKILDILGETCKSEPLNEDNSEVEQPFAQEGSNVVPGRKLAEEEDALAAAESEEEALALDSKSAPAVARKEAKRLVVAKGETSEQTIEEEKPEDSECLGVDPVSDQSSKASQGPEASSGETADTGAGAETKDSKEDAKKPEDKANAEDSSATKESSTNEGGDQKKSSVEEDRDTKAVSKDEKGRTTSSSGRNFWVSGLASTTRATDLKNLFSKYGKVVGAKVVTNARSPGARCYGFVTMSTAEEATKCITHLHKTELHGKIISVEKAKNEPAGKKPAEKKESEVKKETGVSERSGSVKKDEKSDQKDDAKKTEEKDGKDEKERKDKDDLKLGSSDQPKATKTGSKGTERTVVMDKSKGEPVISVKTSTSSKERSIKSQDRKSESRERQSIVPFDKIKAQRKMREAEQRRTRERRERQQHLQALREREERERLEIARERLEIERQRLERERMERERLERERMHIEHERRREQDRIQREREELRRQHEQLRYEQERRSAMRRPYDIDGRRDDPYWPEAKRMAMNDRYHSDFSRQDRFHDFDHRDRGRYQDHSIDRREGSRTMMGERDGQHYPDERHGGPDRHSRDSRDSWGSYGSDRRMSEGRGMPPQSRWWR, encoded by the exons ATGACGGAGACGCAGCCAGCGGCCGGGCCGGCGGAATCCGCGCCTCTGAACGCAGCCCCCGCGGCAGCCCCGGGCTCGGAGCCTGAGACCCGGCGGCTGAGCGAGCTGCGCGTGATCGACCTGCGGGCCGAGCTCAAGCGCCGCAACCTGGACACCGGCGGCAACAAGAGCGTCCTCATGGAGCGGCTCcgcaag GCCATtgaagaggaaggaggagagccTGATGAAATTCCAGTGGCTTCAGAAATGACGAACAAGAGAACTCCAAAGAGAACTAACAAAG GGCGAAAGCCAGAAGACGAAGGTGTTGAAGACAACGGACTTGAGGAAAACTCAAGAGATGGACAG gAGGATATTGAAGCGAGCTTGGATAACTTGCAGGATATTGACATGATGGATATTAGTGTGTTAGATGAAGCTGAAATAGATAATGGCAGCGCTGTAGATTGCGGAGAGGATTATAGTGCTGATAATATTCTTGACTCACTCTCTGATAGTAAAGACAATACTGATGCAGAAATGAAAGAACTTCCAGATCAGCTAACTGATCAGCTAGAAAATGAG gAAGATGTTGAGGATATTGGAACCAGCTTAGATGCTGTTTCATCTGACTTGAGTGAAATGAAG aaaATGGAGGAACCATGCTTGGAGCCAG AAAATGAGAAAATACTCGACATTTTGGGGGAAACTTGTAAATCTGAGCCACTTAACGAAGACAATTCCGAAGTGGAGCAGCCATTTGCACAGGAAGGAAGTAACGTGGTGCCAGGCAGAAAGCTAGCGGAGGAAGAGGACGCTCTTGCTGCCGCTGAGTCGGAGGAAGAGGCCTTAGCTTTGGACAGCAAATCGGCCCCAGCGGTGGCAAGGAAGGAGGCAAAGCGTTTAGTTGTAGCGAAAGGGGAGACAAGTGAACAGACAATAGAGGAAGAGAAACCGGAGGACTCTGAATGTTTAGGAGTAGACCCCGTAAGCGATCAGAGTAGCAAAGCCTCCCAAGGCCCGGAAGCCTCTAGTGGGGAAACAGCGGATACAGGCGCGGGTGCCGAAACCAAAGATAGTAAAGAAGATGCCAAGAAACCCGAAGACAAAGCTAATGCTGAAGACTCATCCGCTACTAAAGAGTCCTCTACCAATGAGGGCGGTGATCAGAAAAAGAG CTCAGTTGAGGAGGACAGAGATACAAAGGCAGTGTCAAAAGATGAAAAAG GTCGCACTACTAGCAGCTCTGGTAGAAACTTTTGGGTGAGTGGACTTGCTTCCACCACCAGAGCTACAGATTTGAAGAATCTTTTTAGCAAATATGGAAAG GTGGTTGGTGCGAAGGTGGTGACCAATGCTCGAAGCCCTGGTGCTCGCTGCTATGGTTTTGTTACAATGTCTACAGCTGAGGAGGCAACAAAATGTATTACTCACCTCCACAAAACAGAGTTACATGGGAAAATAATCTCTGTAGAAAAA GCAAAAAATGAACCTGCTGGGAAAAAGCCAGCCGAAAAAAAAGAGAGCGAAGTGAAGAAGGAAACAGGAGTTAGCGAAAG GTCTGGTAGTGTTAAAAAAGATGAGAAGTCTGACCAAAAAGATGATGCtaagaaaacagaagagaaagatggaaaagatgaaaaagaaagaaaagataaagaTGATCTGAAATTGGGGTCTTCAGACCAACCTAAGGCTACCAAAACCG GAAGTAAAGGAACTGAGAGGACTGTCGTAATGGATAAATCCAAAGGAGAACCTGTTATAAGTGTGAAAACTTCAACTTCATCAAAAGAAAGA AGCATTAAGAGTCAGGACCGCAAatcagaaagcagagaaaggcaaagTATTGTGCCATTCGACAAAATTAAAGCACAGCGGAAAATGAGAGAAGCAGAACAACGCCG CACCCGTGAGCGTCGGGAGAGACAGCAACACCTGCAAGCCCTCCGGGAacgggaggagagagagaggcttgAGATTGCTCGCGAGAGACTAGAAATTGAAAGGCAGCGTCTTGAAAGAGAGCGGATGGAAAGAGAGCGCCTGGAGAGAGAGCGAATGCACATTGAACATGAGAGGAGAAGAGAACAAGATCGCATCCAGCGAGAGCGAGAAGAGCTGCGACGTCAGCATGAGCAGCTACGCTATGAGCAGGAACGTCGATCTGCGATGAGGCGACCATACGACATCGATGGAAG GCGGGATGATCCTTACTGGCCAGAGGCAAAGCGAATGGCAATGAATGATAGATACCACTCTGACTTCAGCCGCCAAGATCGTTTCCATGACTTTGACCACAGGGATCGTGGCCGTTACCAAGACCATTCTATAGACAG GAGAGAAGGATCCAGAACAATgatgggagagagagatggacag CATTATCCGGATGAGCGGCACGGAGGACCAGACCGCCATTCACGGGACTCACGGGACAGCTGGGGCAGCTACGGGTCTGACAGAAGAATGAGTGAAGGGAGAGGGATGCCCCCGCAGTCCCG gtGGTGGCGGTAG